Proteins from a genomic interval of Pseudoalteromonas sp. MEBiC 03607:
- the nusA gene encoding transcription termination factor NusA, translated as MAKEILLVAEAVSNEKAVPKEKIFEALEFALATATKKKHDGEIDVRVAIDRKTGNYDTFRRWKIAEVLEDGSLEHPYSEITLEAAQVEDPSLQLGDYVEEQIESIKFDRITTQMAKQVIVQKVREAERALVVEEYKDQQGELVTGVVKKATRDAIILDLGNNAEAVIYRDDMLPRENFRPGDRIRGLLYEVKPEARGAQLFVTRSKPEMLMELFRIEVPEIGEEMIELRAAARDPGSRAKIAVKSNDKRIDPVGACVGMRGARVQAVSTELGGERVDIVLYDDNPAQFVINAMAPAEVASIVMDEDTHSMDIAVEADNLAQAIGRNGQNVRLASQLTGWELNVMTVDEMREKNEAESDKLINLFTEYLDIDDEFATLLINEGFSTLEEVAYVPASEFLEIDGLDEETVDILRSRAKDALTTKALKTEESLEGAEPAEDLLALEGLERHLAFVMASKGVVTLEDLAEQGIDELVDITELSEEEAGKLIMAARNICWFAEE; from the coding sequence ATGGCAAAAGAAATATTATTGGTTGCTGAAGCCGTCTCCAATGAGAAAGCGGTTCCAAAAGAAAAGATTTTTGAAGCGTTAGAGTTCGCATTAGCGACTGCTACAAAGAAAAAACACGATGGCGAAATTGATGTTCGCGTAGCAATTGATCGTAAAACAGGTAATTACGATACATTCCGTCGTTGGAAAATTGCAGAAGTTCTTGAAGATGGTTCATTAGAACATCCTTACAGCGAAATCACATTAGAAGCAGCACAAGTTGAAGACCCGTCTTTACAACTTGGTGATTACGTTGAAGAGCAAATCGAATCAATTAAATTTGACCGTATTACAACGCAAATGGCGAAGCAAGTTATCGTACAAAAAGTACGTGAAGCTGAGCGCGCACTTGTTGTTGAAGAATATAAAGATCAACAAGGTGAATTAGTAACAGGTGTTGTAAAAAAAGCAACACGTGACGCTATTATCCTTGACCTAGGTAACAATGCTGAAGCGGTTATTTACCGTGACGACATGCTACCGCGTGAAAACTTCCGTCCGGGTGACCGTATTCGTGGTTTACTTTACGAAGTAAAACCAGAAGCACGTGGAGCACAATTGTTCGTAACACGTTCTAAGCCTGAGATGCTAATGGAGTTATTCCGCATTGAGGTGCCAGAGATTGGCGAAGAAATGATTGAATTACGTGCCGCGGCGCGTGATCCTGGTTCTCGTGCAAAGATCGCTGTTAAATCAAACGACAAACGTATTGACCCTGTGGGTGCGTGTGTGGGTATGCGTGGTGCACGTGTACAAGCTGTTTCTACAGAGCTTGGCGGTGAGCGTGTTGATATCGTTCTTTACGATGACAACCCAGCTCAATTCGTTATTAATGCGATGGCACCAGCAGAAGTTGCGTCAATCGTAATGGACGAAGACACGCATTCAATGGATATCGCTGTAGAAGCAGATAACCTAGCGCAAGCAATCGGTCGTAACGGTCAGAACGTACGTCTTGCTAGCCAATTAACTGGCTGGGAATTAAACGTAATGACAGTTGATGAAATGCGTGAAAAGAATGAAGCTGAGTCTGATAAACTAATCAACTTATTCACTGAGTACCTAGATATTGATGATGAGTTTGCAACATTACTTATCAACGAAGGTTTCTCAACACTTGAAGAAGTTGCTTACGTTCCAGCATCAGAATTCTTAGAAATCGACGGTTTAGATGAAGAAACAGTTGATATCTTACGTTCACGTGCAAAAGACGCGTTAACAACAAAAGCGCTTAAGACAGAAGAAAGCCTTGAAGGTGCAGAGCCTGCAGAGGACTTACTTGCACTTGAAGGTCTTGAGCGTCACCTTGCATTTGTTATGGCAAGTAAAGGTGTAGTAACACTAGAAGATTTAGCAGAGCAAGGCATTGATGAGTTAGTGGATATCACTGAACTTTCAGAAGAAGAAGCTGGCAAGCTAATTATGGCTGCGCGTAACATTTGTTGGTTCGCAGAAGAGTAA
- the infB gene encoding translation initiation factor IF-2 — protein MAEVNVEKLAGDIGTTVDKLLQQLEQAGISKKAGDMVTESEKSTLLDHLSKQHGGTGSEGPARMTLQRKSKSTLSVTGSTGKAKSVQVEVRKTRTYVKKSAIEQQQEEERLAAEEAARKAAELKAQQEAEELKAKQEAERKAKEEADRKAKEEAKRKAEAERKAKQKQMTPEQSAKSEKDRAEAERLQKEAEEAALRKAEEEAKRQAEEARKLAEENEARWKKEEEERKQREENADHHLTTSTYAREAEDESDAREEQSARRKKKKKGPQKEKMPVGPKGKKGKLKAPTSLQHGFQKPTADVKNEVRISETITVAELASRMAVKGAEVVKTMMKMGDMVTINQVIDQETAQLVAEEMGHKVIIVKENELEEKVLSDRSEEGKAIPRAPVVTVMGHVDHGKTSTLDYIRSAKVASGEAGGITQHIGAYHVETNGHMITFLDTPGHAAFTSMRARGAKATDIVILVVAADDGVMPQTKEAVQHARAAGVPLIIAVNKMDKEGIDPDRVKNELAQLDVIPEEWGGDTQFVHISAKTGLGIDDLLEAVLMQAEILELTAPAEGMAAGVVIESRLDKGRGPVASILVQSGTLNQGDIVLCGLEYGRVRAMKDENGKDIKSAGPSIPVEILGLSGIPAAGDEATVVKDERKAREVALYRQGKFREVKLARQQKAKLENMFTNMTEGDVSEVNIVLKADVQGSIEAIADSLTKLSTDEVKVKIVGSGVGGITETDATLAAASNAIVVGFNVRADASARKVIESENLDLRYYSVIYSLIEEVKQAMSGMLAPEFKQEIIGLAEVRDVFKSPKIGAIAGCMVTEGIVKRSAPIRVLRDNVVIYEGELESLRRFKDDVQEVRNGMECGIGVKNYNDVKVGDQIEVFETVEVQRSL, from the coding sequence ATGGCAGAAGTAAATGTTGAAAAACTAGCCGGAGATATTGGTACAACTGTTGATAAACTACTACAGCAGCTTGAGCAAGCCGGTATTTCTAAAAAAGCAGGTGATATGGTAACTGAGTCTGAAAAGTCGACGTTACTTGACCACTTGAGCAAGCAGCATGGCGGTACGGGTTCTGAAGGCCCAGCCCGCATGACTTTGCAACGTAAAAGCAAAAGCACGCTTAGCGTGACTGGCTCAACAGGTAAAGCAAAGTCTGTCCAAGTTGAAGTACGTAAAACTCGTACTTATGTTAAGAAAAGCGCCATTGAGCAACAGCAAGAAGAAGAGCGTTTAGCTGCAGAAGAAGCTGCCCGTAAGGCAGCAGAGCTTAAAGCCCAGCAAGAAGCTGAGGAGCTTAAAGCGAAACAAGAGGCAGAACGTAAAGCGAAAGAAGAAGCTGACCGTAAAGCCAAAGAAGAGGCTAAACGCAAAGCTGAAGCTGAGCGTAAAGCGAAACAGAAGCAGATGACCCCAGAGCAAAGTGCTAAGTCTGAAAAAGATCGCGCCGAAGCTGAGCGTCTGCAAAAAGAAGCAGAAGAGGCCGCATTGAGAAAAGCTGAAGAAGAAGCGAAACGTCAAGCAGAAGAGGCAAGAAAGCTAGCTGAAGAAAATGAAGCTCGCTGGAAAAAGGAAGAAGAAGAGCGTAAGCAGCGTGAAGAAAACGCTGATCACCACCTTACAACTTCAACTTACGCACGTGAAGCAGAAGATGAGTCTGATGCACGTGAAGAGCAAAGCGCTCGTCGTAAGAAAAAGAAAAAAGGACCTCAAAAAGAGAAAATGCCTGTTGGTCCTAAAGGCAAAAAAGGCAAGCTTAAAGCACCAACGTCTTTACAACATGGTTTCCAAAAACCAACGGCTGACGTGAAAAACGAAGTTCGTATCAGTGAAACAATCACTGTTGCAGAGCTTGCATCACGTATGGCGGTTAAAGGTGCTGAAGTTGTTAAAACAATGATGAAGATGGGTGACATGGTTACCATCAACCAAGTGATCGACCAAGAAACAGCACAACTAGTTGCTGAAGAAATGGGCCACAAGGTTATCATCGTTAAAGAAAACGAATTAGAAGAGAAAGTACTAAGCGACCGTAGCGAAGAAGGTAAAGCCATTCCTCGTGCACCGGTTGTGACAGTAATGGGTCACGTTGACCACGGTAAAACGTCAACACTTGATTACATTCGTTCAGCAAAAGTTGCTTCTGGCGAAGCCGGTGGTATTACTCAGCACATTGGTGCATACCACGTTGAAACAAATGGTCACATGATCACATTCTTAGATACTCCGGGCCACGCCGCGTTTACATCAATGCGTGCTCGTGGTGCGAAAGCAACAGATATCGTTATTCTAGTTGTTGCTGCGGATGATGGTGTAATGCCACAAACTAAAGAAGCGGTTCAGCACGCCCGTGCTGCAGGCGTTCCTTTAATCATCGCAGTTAACAAGATGGATAAAGAAGGTATCGACCCAGATCGCGTTAAGAACGAGTTAGCTCAGTTAGACGTTATCCCTGAAGAGTGGGGCGGTGATACGCAATTTGTACACATCTCTGCAAAAACTGGTTTAGGTATCGATGACTTACTTGAAGCTGTATTAATGCAAGCTGAGATCTTAGAACTTACTGCACCAGCAGAAGGCATGGCGGCAGGTGTTGTAATTGAGTCACGTCTTGATAAAGGCCGTGGTCCAGTTGCGTCAATCCTAGTTCAGTCTGGTACGCTTAACCAAGGTGATATCGTACTTTGTGGTCTTGAATATGGCCGTGTACGTGCGATGAAAGATGAGAACGGTAAAGACATCAAGTCTGCAGGTCCATCTATCCCAGTTGAGATTTTAGGTCTATCTGGTATCCCTGCTGCGGGTGATGAAGCTACTGTTGTTAAAGATGAGCGTAAAGCGCGTGAAGTAGCACTTTATCGTCAAGGTAAATTCCGTGAAGTGAAGCTTGCTCGTCAACAAAAAGCGAAGCTTGAAAACATGTTTACTAACATGACGGAAGGCGATGTTTCAGAAGTTAACATCGTACTTAAAGCTGACGTACAAGGTTCGATTGAAGCGATTGCTGATTCACTAACTAAGCTTTCTACTGATGAAGTTAAAGTGAAGATTGTTGGTTCAGGTGTAGGTGGTATCACTGAAACTGATGCAACGCTTGCTGCGGCATCTAACGCAATCGTTGTTGGCTTTAACGTACGTGCTGATGCTTCAGCTCGTAAAGTGATTGAGTCAGAAAACCTAGACTTACGTTACTACAGCGTAATCTACAGCCTGATTGAAGAAGTTAAACAAGCGATGTCAGGTATGCTTGCTCCAGAATTTAAGCAAGAGATCATTGGTCTTGCTGAAGTTCGTGACGTGTTCAAGTCACCTAAGATTGGTGCAATCGCAGGTTGTATGGTTACTGAAGGTATCGTTAAGCGTAGCGCGCCTATCCGTGTACTTCGTGATAACGTGGTTATCTATGAAGGTGAACTTGAGTCACTACGTCGCTTTAAAGATGACGTACAAGAAGTACGTAACGGTATGGAATGTGGTATCGGCGTTAAGAACTACAACGATGTTAAAGTTGGCGACCAAATCGAGGTATTCGAGACGGTTGAAGTACAACGTTCACTTTAA
- the rbfA gene encoding 30S ribosome-binding factor RbfA: MREFSRTDRVAQQIQKEIAVILQREIKDPRLGMVTVSAVEVSRDLSYAKVFITVFNTDDEDKAKQSAKILNEATGYIRSLLGKRIRARIMPELRFVIDNSLMEGMRISNLVDSVIREDNAKHVNEDDSEEGTKD, translated from the coding sequence ATGAGAGAATTTTCTCGCACTGATCGTGTTGCTCAGCAAATTCAAAAAGAGATTGCTGTTATTCTTCAACGCGAAATCAAAGATCCACGCTTAGGCATGGTGACAGTGTCTGCGGTTGAGGTATCTCGCGACTTATCTTATGCAAAAGTATTTATCACAGTGTTTAATACTGATGATGAAGATAAAGCCAAGCAAAGCGCTAAAATCTTAAATGAAGCAACGGGTTATATTCGTTCTTTATTAGGTAAACGCATTCGTGCGCGCATCATGCCTGAGTTACGATTTGTAATCGACAACTCGCTAATGGAAGGTATGCGTATTTCAAACTTGGTTGACTCAGTTATTCGTGAAGATAATGCCAAGCATGTAAACGAAGATGATAGCGAAGAAGGCACTAAAGACTAA
- the truB gene encoding tRNA pseudouridine(55) synthase TruB: MARRSKGRAIDGILLLNKPQGISSNKALQQAKGIYFAQKAGHTGALDPLATGMLPICFGEATKFTQFLLDTDKTYVVRAKLGERTTTSDSDGEIVETREVSVTREQLAEQIASFIGESDQYPSMYSALKYQGQPLYKYAREGIEVPRKCRKINVFSLTLDEFDEANNEVQMTAHVSKGTYIRTIVDDLGEKLGCGAHVIMLHRSAVGHYPSEKMVTLEQLEEKLQQAKADDVAPSSYLDELLLPMDTALVDLPVIEITQEQGVAFSHGQTVVIGKPVPDGVVKVMADGVFIGTGERHKDGHLKSKRGLSNQLPE, encoded by the coding sequence ATGGCTAGACGCAGTAAAGGTCGTGCTATTGACGGCATTTTATTACTTAATAAGCCGCAAGGTATTTCATCAAACAAAGCATTGCAGCAGGCAAAGGGTATTTACTTTGCACAAAAAGCAGGCCATACAGGTGCGCTTGATCCGCTCGCGACGGGTATGCTGCCAATTTGTTTTGGTGAAGCGACTAAGTTTACCCAGTTTTTGCTTGATACAGACAAAACTTATGTTGTACGCGCAAAACTTGGCGAGCGAACTACCACCTCTGATTCAGATGGTGAAATCGTTGAGACGCGTGAAGTATCAGTTACGCGTGAGCAATTAGCTGAGCAAATTGCCAGTTTTATAGGTGAGTCGGATCAATATCCTTCAATGTATTCAGCGCTTAAATACCAAGGTCAGCCTTTGTATAAATATGCGCGAGAGGGCATTGAAGTGCCGCGCAAGTGTCGAAAAATTAATGTATTTAGTTTAACGCTTGATGAGTTTGACGAAGCGAACAACGAAGTACAAATGACGGCGCATGTGTCTAAAGGTACCTATATTCGTACAATTGTTGACGACTTAGGTGAAAAACTAGGCTGTGGTGCACATGTTATCATGTTACATCGCAGTGCTGTGGGCCATTATCCTAGTGAGAAAATGGTCACTCTTGAGCAACTTGAAGAAAAGCTACAGCAAGCAAAAGCAGATGATGTTGCGCCTTCAAGCTACCTAGATGAGCTACTTTTGCCAATGGATACCGCACTGGTTGATTTACCTGTGATTGAAATTACACAAGAGCAGGGCGTGGCGTTTAGCCATGGTCAAACGGTGGTAATTGGTAAACCTGTGCCTGATGGCGTGGTAAAAGTTATGGCTGATGGCGTGTTTATCGGCACTGGTGAGCGTCATAAAGATGGGCACCTAAAATCAAAGCGCGGTTTATCAAATCAATTGCCTGAGTAA
- the rpsO gene encoding 30S ribosomal protein S15: MSLSNQEKVEIIAKFARAEGDTGSPEVQVALLTFDINKLQGHFADHKHDFHSRRGLLRKVSQRRKLLDYLKGKDIARYTALIQELGLRR; encoded by the coding sequence ATGTCACTAAGCAATCAAGAAAAAGTTGAAATCATCGCTAAATTTGCACGCGCTGAAGGCGACACTGGTTCACCTGAAGTACAAGTTGCACTTCTAACTTTCGATATCAACAAGCTTCAAGGTCACTTTGCTGATCACAAGCACGACTTCCACTCACGTCGTGGTCTTTTACGCAAAGTAAGCCAACGCCGTAAACTGCTTGATTACCTTAAAGGTAAAGACATTGCACGTTACACTGCGTTAATCCAAGAGCTTGGCCTACGTCGCTAA
- the pnp gene encoding polyribonucleotide nucleotidyltransferase has product MQAIIKEFQLGQHTVTLETGAIARQADGAVLASIGDTSVLVTVVGKRDAQPGQDFFPLTVNYQERMYAAGRIPGGFLKREGRPNDGETLIARLIDRPIRPLFPDGFVNEVQVIATVVSVNPEIQPDMVAMIGTSAALAISGIPFNGPIGASRVGFINGEYVLNPTLAELEESQLDLVVAGTDNAVLMVESEAETLSEDVMLGAVVYGHEQSQAIINAINEFKAEAGKPAWDWTAPEKNVTLAEKISAIAAEKVGEAYRITDKVARKEALGVAKEEVVAKLTAELAEGEELDTQEVGKLFGSLEKEIVRGRIIAGEKRIDGREPDMVRALDVMTGVLPRTHGSAIFTRGETQALVTATLGTERDSQLIDDLTGTNKHHFMLHYNFPPFCVGETGFVGSPKRREIGHGNLAKRGIAAVLPTLADFPYSIRVVSEITESNGSSSMASVCGTSLALMNAGVPIKASVAGIAMGLVKEGDDFVVLSDILGDEDHLGDMDFKVAGTSNGITALQMDIKIEGITKEIMQIALKQAKAARLHILGVMDEAISAPSEELSQFAPRIYTMQIPAKKIAEVIGKGGATIRQLTEETGTTIEIEDDGTIKIAATDGMSANEAIKRIEQLTAELEVGAIYTGKVVRIVDFGAFVNILPGKDGLVHISQISTERVNNVTDHLSEGQEVKVKVLEVDRQGRVRLSIKEAMEPAAEEKAEEPKDA; this is encoded by the coding sequence GTGCAAGCAATTATTAAAGAATTTCAACTAGGTCAACACACTGTGACTCTAGAAACAGGTGCTATCGCTCGTCAAGCTGACGGCGCAGTACTAGCAAGCATTGGCGACACTTCAGTATTAGTTACTGTTGTTGGTAAGCGTGATGCACAACCAGGTCAAGACTTCTTCCCACTAACAGTTAACTACCAAGAGCGTATGTACGCTGCGGGTCGTATCCCTGGTGGTTTCCTTAAGCGTGAAGGTCGTCCAAACGATGGCGAAACACTTATCGCTCGTCTAATCGACCGTCCAATCCGTCCACTTTTCCCAGACGGTTTCGTAAACGAAGTACAAGTAATCGCGACAGTTGTTTCTGTTAACCCAGAAATCCAACCTGACATGGTTGCTATGATTGGTACTTCAGCAGCACTTGCTATCTCTGGTATTCCATTCAATGGCCCTATCGGTGCATCACGTGTTGGTTTCATCAACGGTGAATACGTACTTAACCCAACACTAGCTGAGCTTGAAGAAAGCCAATTAGACCTAGTTGTTGCAGGTACTGATAACGCAGTACTTATGGTTGAATCAGAAGCTGAAACACTATCTGAAGACGTCATGTTAGGTGCGGTTGTTTATGGTCATGAGCAATCTCAAGCTATCATCAACGCAATCAACGAGTTCAAAGCAGAAGCTGGTAAACCAGCTTGGGATTGGACTGCACCAGAGAAAAACGTAACTCTTGCTGAGAAAATCTCTGCAATCGCTGCTGAAAAAGTAGGTGAAGCTTACCGCATCACTGACAAAGTAGCGCGTAAAGAAGCACTTGGTGTTGCAAAAGAAGAAGTTGTTGCTAAATTAACAGCGGAACTTGCTGAAGGCGAAGAGCTAGATACACAAGAAGTTGGCAAACTATTCGGTTCGTTAGAAAAAGAAATCGTTCGTGGCCGTATCATCGCTGGTGAAAAGCGTATCGATGGTCGTGAACCAGACATGGTTCGTGCACTAGACGTAATGACCGGTGTTTTACCACGTACTCACGGTTCTGCAATCTTCACTCGTGGTGAGACGCAAGCACTTGTGACTGCAACACTTGGTACTGAGCGTGATTCACAGTTAATCGACGACTTAACTGGTACTAACAAGCATCACTTCATGCTTCACTATAACTTCCCTCCGTTCTGCGTAGGTGAAACAGGTTTTGTAGGTTCTCCTAAGCGTCGTGAAATCGGTCACGGTAACCTAGCTAAGCGTGGTATTGCTGCGGTATTACCAACATTAGCTGACTTCCCATATTCAATCCGTGTTGTTTCAGAAATCACTGAATCAAACGGTTCATCGTCTATGGCATCAGTATGTGGTACATCACTAGCACTTATGAACGCTGGTGTACCAATCAAAGCATCTGTTGCTGGTATTGCGATGGGTCTAGTTAAAGAAGGCGACGATTTCGTTGTTCTTTCTGACATCTTAGGTGATGAAGATCACTTAGGTGATATGGACTTTAAAGTAGCGGGTACTTCAAACGGTATCACAGCACTACAAATGGATATCAAGATCGAAGGTATCACTAAAGAAATCATGCAAATCGCGCTTAAACAAGCGAAAGCTGCACGTTTACACATCTTAGGTGTTATGGACGAAGCGATTTCTGCTCCTTCTGAAGAGTTATCTCAGTTCGCACCACGCATCTACACAATGCAAATCCCTGCTAAGAAAATCGCTGAAGTTATCGGTAAAGGTGGCGCAACTATCCGTCAACTTACTGAAGAAACTGGCACAACGATTGAAATCGAAGATGACGGTACAATCAAGATCGCTGCAACTGATGGCATGAGTGCAAACGAAGCTATTAAGCGTATTGAGCAATTAACTGCTGAACTAGAAGTAGGTGCAATCTACACTGGTAAAGTTGTACGTATCGTTGATTTTGGTGCGTTCGTTAATATCCTTCCGGGTAAAGACGGTCTAGTGCACATTTCACAAATCAGCACTGAGCGTGTTAACAACGTAACTGACCACCTAAGCGAAGGCCAAGAAGTTAAAGTTAAAGTTCTTGAAGTAGATCGCCAAGGTCGTGTACGTTTAAGCATCAAAGAAGCAATGGAACCAGCTGCTGAAGAAAAAGCTGAAGAGCCAAAAGACGCTTAA
- the nlpI gene encoding lipoprotein NlpI has translation MIFKHLALTAVAIFSLSACQTTSQPESVPIVNVPFTAPLLPDFRNEITIARYSELLNRADLSAEQQAKLYYDRGVLFDSLGMSTLARIDFNRAIKLKPDLAEVYNFLGIHHTLMQQYEQAYEFFDSALELNEQHEYAYLNRGIALYYADRPLLAQDDLQQFLNRSPSDPYRVLWLYLAQSEADKAQALIDLKANAQGVDESQWGYQLLALYLGDVSEFEFLSGIIEGVTSEQEYAHRLCEAYFYLAKMHQAAGDNYLAADYFRLALATNVHEFVEYKYARLELELMAGEDAS, from the coding sequence ATGATTTTTAAACACTTAGCATTGACCGCAGTGGCTATTTTTTCTTTAAGTGCGTGTCAAACAACCTCACAACCTGAGTCAGTTCCGATTGTTAATGTTCCATTTACTGCGCCGCTACTGCCTGATTTCCGCAATGAAATTACGATTGCGCGCTACTCTGAACTTTTAAATCGTGCAGATTTGAGTGCAGAACAACAAGCCAAACTTTATTATGACCGCGGTGTATTATTTGACAGCTTAGGCATGTCGACACTGGCACGTATCGATTTTAACCGTGCGATTAAGCTTAAACCTGATTTAGCTGAGGTGTATAACTTTTTAGGTATTCACCACACACTCATGCAACAGTATGAACAAGCTTATGAGTTTTTTGATTCAGCACTAGAGTTAAATGAGCAGCATGAATATGCTTATTTAAACAGAGGGATTGCGCTCTACTATGCTGATCGCCCGTTACTTGCTCAAGATGATTTGCAACAATTTTTAAATCGCTCACCAAGCGACCCATACCGTGTACTTTGGCTTTACTTAGCTCAATCAGAAGCTGATAAAGCACAGGCCTTAATTGACTTAAAAGCAAATGCACAAGGTGTTGACGAGTCTCAATGGGGTTACCAGTTACTTGCACTGTATCTAGGCGATGTCAGTGAGTTTGAATTCTTGTCTGGTATCATCGAAGGGGTTACCTCTGAACAAGAGTATGCACACCGCTTATGTGAAGCCTATTTTTACCTCGCTAAGATGCATCAAGCGGCAGGTGATAATTACTTGGCTGCTGATTACTTTAGACTTGCCCTTGCCACCAATGTGCATGAGTTTGTTGAATATAAATACGCTCGCTTAGAACTTGAGTTAATGGCTGGTGAAGACGCGAGCTAG